One window of the Anguilla rostrata isolate EN2019 chromosome 13, ASM1855537v3, whole genome shotgun sequence genome contains the following:
- the LOC135237623 gene encoding myosin light chain kinase 2, skeletal/cardiac muscle-like, with product MRTARASGVPLRGLVALEAKLDSFGHKLDLVLSSSQLPARASGCAFCSTCSLHAAQQEAIVSMLSAQAHRLDSLERLVPGVGSEGGASPTQEGGVTPSQEGRAIPQKPLSLPVQNSCREAKEGTVNTAEKRNQTLKQQNICVTRQKGVPAQLKNDVRKDKAMSVEKALSPPPDRGSKPKFNPTVPCLTQPAPSLNSMGGMQKTNPPKTGLPDHEPPQQTRTGAQKNDGSGASGTLSCTSVGGATERQVKDGRSDPGGSSSFKLPGQFHTEKAKPKVTMTPPPPSSEAKAVTTSTAGGGAAPSLPQGKLLAVTVPKATTNDSHSSLRHVHSCPESLQRLQDSGGSSRLNPSDIAAPPLPKTCSAAAGVPAVPVKPSAAAGIQITVSTAPDCTLLPDTTKATPPICQKILDDDPPHPAPFPHRVVTVRPSQPHDAYIINTQEVLGGGRFGTVHRCTEKTSGLTLAAKIVITRSAKEKASDMSHNEIQVMNQLSHPNIIQLYDAYEVKNQVVLILEFVEGGELFERILDESFPLTELDAMIFVKQICEGIQYMHQMYVLHLDLKPENILCVNRSGHQVKIIDFGLARRYKPREKLRVSFGTPEFLAPEIVNFDFVSFPTDMWTVGVITYMLLSGLSPFMGDDDTQTLNNVLSVNWYFDEEAFEHVSPQAKDFVSNLLIRERSGRLSAAQCLRHSWLHSIQDRARHSNVLLKSQVQLRKYMAKRKWKKNYIAIAAANRFKKISSSGSLTSLAI from the exons ATGCGCACAGCACGGGCATCAGGGGTCCCACTCAGGGGTCTGGTGGCCCTGGAAGCGAAGCTGGACAGCTTTGGGCACAAGCTGGACCTGGTGCTCTCCAGCTCTCAACTGCCTGCGCGGGCCTCTGGCTGCGCGTTCTGCAGCACCTGCAGTCTGCACGCTGCGCAGCAGGAGGCCATAGTCAGCATGCTGTCAGCCCAGGCCCACCGCCTCGACTCCTTGGAGAGGCTGGTCCCGGGTGTGGGCTCAGAAGGCGGGGCTTCGCCCACCCAGGAGGGTGGGGTCACACCTAGCCAAGAGGGTAGAGCCATACCTCAGAAACCTCTGTCCTTGCCAGTCCAAAATTCCTGCAGAGAGGCAAAG GAGGGTACAGTCAACACAGCAGAGAAAAGAAACCAGACCCTTAAACAGCAGAATATATGTGTGACTCGCCAGAAGG GTGTGCCTGCACAGTTAAAGAATGATGTGAGGAAGGACAAGGCTATGAGTGTGGAGAAAGCCCTTAGTCCCCCACCAGACAGAGGGTCAAAGCCCAAATTTAATCCCACAGTGCCCTGTTTGACACAGCCAGCGCCCTCTCTAAACTCCATGGGGGGAATGCAAAAAAccaacccccccaaaacagGGCTGCCGGATCACGAACCCCCTCAGCAAACAAGGACGGGTGCACAAAAAAATGATGGCAGCGGTGCCAGTGGAACCCTGTCTTGCACCAGTGTGGGCGGAGCTACAGAGCGACAAGTGAAGGATGGAAGATCAGACCCTGGGGGCTCTTCATCCTTTAAACTACCGGGACAGTTCCATACAGAGAAGGCAAAACCAAAGGTTACCATGACGCCCCCTCCACCATCATCAGAAGCAAAGGCGGTGACCACGTCCAcggcaggaggcggggcagcCCCAAGTCTCCCACAGGGAAAGCTGCTGGCGGTGACAGTTCCCAAGGCAACGACAAACGACAGCCATAGTTCACTCAGACATGTACACAGCTGTCCTGAATCCTTGCAAAG GCTACAGGACTCAGGAGGCTCCTCGCGACTGAATCCGTCAGACATAGCAGCGCCCCCTCTGCCAAAGACATGTAGTGCAGCTGCAGGGGTCCCAGCAGTGCCGGTGAAGCCATCTGCTGCTGCAGGCATTCAGATTACAGTGAGCACGGCACCTGACTGCACCTTGCTCCCAGACACGACCAAAGCCACGCCCCCCATCTGCCAGAAAATACTAG ATGATGacccccctcaccctgcccccttcccccatcgTGTGGTGACCGTGCGACCCAGCCAACCCCACGACGCTTATATCATCAACACTCAGGAGGTCCTGGGGGG GGGTCGATTTGGCACAGTGCACCGCTGTACAGAGAAAACATCTGGGCTGACGCTGGCAGCAAAAATCGTGATAACACGAAGTGCAAAAGAGAAGGCGTCT GATATGTCACATAATGAGATACAGGTGATGAACCAGCTGAGCCACCCCAACATCATCCAGCTGTATGATGCCTACGAGGTCAAGAACCAGGTGGTTCTGATCCTGGAGTT tgtggagggtggtgagctGTTTGAAAGGATCTTAGATGAGAGCTTTCCGCTCACAGAGCTGGATGCCATGATTTTTGTGAAGCAGATATGTGAGGGGATTCAGTACATGCACCAGATGTACGTCCTGCACCTGGACCTGAAG CCAGAAAACATCCTCTGTGTGAATCGCAGTGGGCACCAGGTGAAGATTATTGACTTTGGGTTGGCCAGGAG GTATAAGCCACGAGAGAAGCTTCGAGTTTCATTCGGGACTCCAGAGTTTCTGGCACCAGAGATTGTGAACTTTGACTTTGTGTCCTTCCCCACAGACATGTGGACAGTGGGGGTCATCACCTACATGCT GCTGAGCGGCCTGTCCCCCTTCATGGGAGATGATGACACGCAGACGCTGAACAACGTTCTCAGTGTGAACTGGTATTTTGACGAAGAGGCCTTTGAGCATGTCTCCCCCCAGGCCAAAGACTTTGTTTCCAACCTGCTGATCcgggagaggag
- the tpx2 gene encoding targeting protein for Xklp2 isoform X4, with product MDLHEEKTAVYEFDAPSHVIDFSSLDTDDNADNWFDQVAGPNTVGLLITPKAEKPLGRPRRMDLPKAVVSPRCEDGNAARVTDQGSPNTLAIPNVVTSWGNAGPSTSSQNQRNGPSRQPRRVSKRLEAGRRQGKGPTAVPAAPPTKKPRRSSVSRSLRRSGTTGSQRPRRSAVPPSSIRRNTKLKSSEQQEVEHMQALQKEVAEQRKRNDASFKAAVTGSQPARKLVLSTTVPVEFHFRTDERLKQPDAAQDSAYKEVDFSSQLRKHMAPPANGPRGATVPKPFNLSGPAKRKRVETEAYVSVAEQIEQFQKRTPARYHLRSRQREEKGPSPVSNKKLKITHPQTPQLLKRPKSRPVAVKSSAEAEEEELEKIRQFKFKALELNRKILEGAVMPKKPAPKEPTQTEAFHLETDRRIQERQASRKPEEPQDHTFHPRPVPLHILEDVVGVPQKRVQNPTVPESPAFALKNRVRVEHKVEPEKPVPLVKANPVPYMGLPFQPKLPEKNQVEMCPFSFDAREQERLALKGRRLEELRNEEVPKFKAQPLPDFSEVHLPAKKVAVPTQVEPFQLLIDQRGTAKSERWKEELKQQQDAAMFKARPNTVVHKEPFLPKKENRSIVVTEGFQLNTERRAKERQEFDQAMCEKEALRARMEEERRREEEEREQDEITRLRLEQVHKAQPIRHYKPLELKRGEVPLTVPQSPNFSDRFRL from the exons ATGGATCTGCATGAAGAAAAAACTGCCGTTTACGAGTTTGATGCCCCGTCCCATGTCATTGACTTCAGTTCTTTGGACACAGACGACAATGCTGACAATTGGTTTG accAGGTGGCAGGCCCAAATACAGTGGGTCTGCTCATTACTCCGAAGGCCGAGAAACCTCTTGGCAGGCCCCGCAGAATGGACCTCCCTAAGGCTGTGGTGTCTCCCAGATGTGAAGATGGCAATGCTGCCAGAG TTACAGACCAAGGGAGTCCGAATACGCTGGCAATACCAAATGTTGTGACCTCATGGGGCAATGCAGGCCCATCTACGTCAAGTCAAAACCAGAGGAACGGCCCATCCCGTCAAccacgcag GGTGTCAAAGCGCTTGGAAGCAGGCAGACGGCAAGGGAAGGGACCCACTGCTGTGCCTGCCGCACCCCCAACTAAGAAGCCACGCAG gagCTCGGTGTCCCGGTCCCTGCGCCGCAGTGGGACGACTGGGAGCCAGAGGCCCCGCAGATCGGCTGTGCCCCCGTCCAGCATCAG GAGGAACACAAAGCTCAAGAGTTCAGAGCAGCAGGAGGTGGAGCATATGCAGGCCCTGCAGAAGGAGGTTGCCGAGCAGCGCAAGAGGAACGACGCCAGCTTCAAGGCAGCTGTGACAGGAA GTCAGCCAGCCAGAAAGCTGGTGCTGTCCACCACGGTTCCGGTGGAGTTCCACTTCCGCACAGACGAGCGGCTGAAGCAGCCAGACGCGGCCCAGGACTCCGCCTACAAAGAGGTGGACTTCAGCTCCCAGCTTCGCAAGCACATGGCCCCCCCT GCGAATGGTCCCAGGGGAGCCACAGTGCCCAAGCCCTTCAACCTGTCGGGCCCCGCTAAACGCAAGCGCGTGGAGACTGAGGCCTACGTGTCTGTGGCAGAGCAGATCGAGCAGTTTCAGAAACGCACGCCGGCCCGCTATCACCTGCGCAGCCgccagagggaggagaagg GTCCATCCCcagtttcaaataaaaagctgaaaatcacccacccccaaacaccccaGCTCCTAAAGAGGCCGAAGAGCCGACCCGTGGCAGTGAAAAGCAGTGctgaggcagaggaggaggagctggagaagatcAGGCA GTTTAAGTTCAAAGCACTGGAGCTGAACAGGAAGATCTTGGAAGGAGCGGTGATGCCCAAGAAGCCCGCTCCTAAAGAGCCCACGCAGACTGAGGCCTTTCACCTGGAGACAGACCGGCGCATCCAGGAGCGGCAGGCCAGCCGCAAGCCCGAAGAGCCCCAGGACCACACCTTCCACCCCCGGCCTGTCCCCCTGCACATCCTGGAGGACGTGGTG GGTGTACCACAGAAGAGGGTGCAGAACCCAACcgtcccagaatcccctgctTTCGCTCTAAAGAACCGTGTGCGTGTAGAACACAAAGTGGAGCCG gagaagcCGGTACCGCTGGTGAAGGCAAACCCCGTGCCGTACATGGGCCTGCCGTTCCAGCCCAAGCTGCCGGAGAAGAACCAGGTGGAGATGTGCCCCTTCTCCTTCGACGCCCGTGAACAAGAGCGGCTGGCGCTCAAGGGGAGGAGACTGGAGGAACTACGCAATGAAGAG GTCCCCAAGTTCAAGGCGCAGCCGCTGCCGGACTTCAGCGAGGTTCACCTGCCCGCAAAGAAGGTGGCAGTGCCCACCCAGGTGGAGCCCTTCCAGCTCCTGATAGATCAGCGCGGAACGGCCAAGAGTGAACGCTGG aaggaggagctgaagcagcagcaggacGCAGCTATGTTCAAGGCCCGACCCAACACGGTCGTCCACAAGGAGCCTTTCCTGCCAAAGAAGGAGAATCGCTCTATTGTTG TTACGGAGGGCTTCCAGCTGAACACGGAGCGCCGGGCCAAAGAGCGGCAGGAGTTTGACCAGGCCATGTGTGAGAAGGAGGCACTGCGGGCAcgcatggaggaggagaggaggagggaggaggaggagagggagcaagaCGAAATAACTCGCCTCAGACTGGAGCAG GTGCACAAAGCTCAGCCGATCCGACACTACAAACCACTGGAGCTGAAGAGGGGAGAGGTGCCCTTGACTGTTCCTCAGTCACCCAACTTCTCTGACCGCTTCCGCCTCTGA
- the tpx2 gene encoding targeting protein for Xklp2 isoform X1, giving the protein MDLHEEKTAVYEFDAPSHVIDFSSLDTDDNADNWFDQVAGPNTVGLLITPKAEKPLGRPRRMDLPKAVVSPRCEDGNAARVTDQGSPNTLAIPNVVTSWGNAGPSTSSQNQRNGPSRQPRRVSKRLEAGRRQGKGPTAVPAAPPTKKPRRSSVSRSLRRSGTTGSQRPRRSAVPPSSIRRNTKLKSSEQQEVEHMQALQKEVAEQRKRNDASFKAAVTGSQPARKLVLSTTVPVEFHFRTDERLKQPDAAQDSAYKEVDFSSQLRKHMAPPANGPRGATVPKPFNLSGPAKRKRVETEAYVSVAEQIEQFQKRTPARYHLRSRQREEKGPSPVSNKKLKITHPQTPQLLKRPKSRPVAVKSSAEAEEEELEKIRQFKFKALELNRKILEGAVMPKKPAPKEPTQTEAFHLETDRRIQERQASRKPEEPQDHTFHPRPVPLHILEDVVGVPQKRVQNPTVPESPAFALKNRVRVEHKVEPEKPVPLVKANPVPYMGLPFQPKLPEKNQVEMCPFSFDAREQERLALKGRRLEELRNEEVPKFKAQPLPDFSEVHLPAKKVAVPTQVEPFQLLIDQRGTAKSERWVRQMKEELKQQQDAAMFKARPNTVVHKEPFLPKKENRSIVVTEGFQLNTERRAKERQEFDQAMCEKEALRARMEEERRREEEEREQDEITRLRLEQVHKAQPIRHYKPLELKRGEVPLTVPQSPNFSDRFRL; this is encoded by the exons ATGGATCTGCATGAAGAAAAAACTGCCGTTTACGAGTTTGATGCCCCGTCCCATGTCATTGACTTCAGTTCTTTGGACACAGACGACAATGCTGACAATTGGTTTG accAGGTGGCAGGCCCAAATACAGTGGGTCTGCTCATTACTCCGAAGGCCGAGAAACCTCTTGGCAGGCCCCGCAGAATGGACCTCCCTAAGGCTGTGGTGTCTCCCAGATGTGAAGATGGCAATGCTGCCAGAG TTACAGACCAAGGGAGTCCGAATACGCTGGCAATACCAAATGTTGTGACCTCATGGGGCAATGCAGGCCCATCTACGTCAAGTCAAAACCAGAGGAACGGCCCATCCCGTCAAccacgcag GGTGTCAAAGCGCTTGGAAGCAGGCAGACGGCAAGGGAAGGGACCCACTGCTGTGCCTGCCGCACCCCCAACTAAGAAGCCACGCAG gagCTCGGTGTCCCGGTCCCTGCGCCGCAGTGGGACGACTGGGAGCCAGAGGCCCCGCAGATCGGCTGTGCCCCCGTCCAGCATCAG GAGGAACACAAAGCTCAAGAGTTCAGAGCAGCAGGAGGTGGAGCATATGCAGGCCCTGCAGAAGGAGGTTGCCGAGCAGCGCAAGAGGAACGACGCCAGCTTCAAGGCAGCTGTGACAGGAA GTCAGCCAGCCAGAAAGCTGGTGCTGTCCACCACGGTTCCGGTGGAGTTCCACTTCCGCACAGACGAGCGGCTGAAGCAGCCAGACGCGGCCCAGGACTCCGCCTACAAAGAGGTGGACTTCAGCTCCCAGCTTCGCAAGCACATGGCCCCCCCT GCGAATGGTCCCAGGGGAGCCACAGTGCCCAAGCCCTTCAACCTGTCGGGCCCCGCTAAACGCAAGCGCGTGGAGACTGAGGCCTACGTGTCTGTGGCAGAGCAGATCGAGCAGTTTCAGAAACGCACGCCGGCCCGCTATCACCTGCGCAGCCgccagagggaggagaagg GTCCATCCCcagtttcaaataaaaagctgaaaatcacccacccccaaacaccccaGCTCCTAAAGAGGCCGAAGAGCCGACCCGTGGCAGTGAAAAGCAGTGctgaggcagaggaggaggagctggagaagatcAGGCA GTTTAAGTTCAAAGCACTGGAGCTGAACAGGAAGATCTTGGAAGGAGCGGTGATGCCCAAGAAGCCCGCTCCTAAAGAGCCCACGCAGACTGAGGCCTTTCACCTGGAGACAGACCGGCGCATCCAGGAGCGGCAGGCCAGCCGCAAGCCCGAAGAGCCCCAGGACCACACCTTCCACCCCCGGCCTGTCCCCCTGCACATCCTGGAGGACGTGGTG GGTGTACCACAGAAGAGGGTGCAGAACCCAACcgtcccagaatcccctgctTTCGCTCTAAAGAACCGTGTGCGTGTAGAACACAAAGTGGAGCCG gagaagcCGGTACCGCTGGTGAAGGCAAACCCCGTGCCGTACATGGGCCTGCCGTTCCAGCCCAAGCTGCCGGAGAAGAACCAGGTGGAGATGTGCCCCTTCTCCTTCGACGCCCGTGAACAAGAGCGGCTGGCGCTCAAGGGGAGGAGACTGGAGGAACTACGCAATGAAGAG GTCCCCAAGTTCAAGGCGCAGCCGCTGCCGGACTTCAGCGAGGTTCACCTGCCCGCAAAGAAGGTGGCAGTGCCCACCCAGGTGGAGCCCTTCCAGCTCCTGATAGATCAGCGCGGAACGGCCAAGAGTGAACGCTGGGTAAGGCAG AtgaaggaggagctgaagcagcagcaggacGCAGCTATGTTCAAGGCCCGACCCAACACGGTCGTCCACAAGGAGCCTTTCCTGCCAAAGAAGGAGAATCGCTCTATTGTTG TTACGGAGGGCTTCCAGCTGAACACGGAGCGCCGGGCCAAAGAGCGGCAGGAGTTTGACCAGGCCATGTGTGAGAAGGAGGCACTGCGGGCAcgcatggaggaggagaggaggagggaggaggaggagagggagcaagaCGAAATAACTCGCCTCAGACTGGAGCAG GTGCACAAAGCTCAGCCGATCCGACACTACAAACCACTGGAGCTGAAGAGGGGAGAGGTGCCCTTGACTGTTCCTCAGTCACCCAACTTCTCTGACCGCTTCCGCCTCTGA
- the tpx2 gene encoding targeting protein for Xklp2 isoform X2: MDLHEEKTAVYEFDAPSHVIDFSSLDTDDNADNWFDQVAGPNTVGLLITPKAEKPLGRPRRMDLPKAVVSPRCEDGNAARVTDQGSPNTLAIPNVVTSWGNAGPSTSSQNQRNGPSRQPRRVSKRLEAGRRQGKGPTAVPAAPPTKKPRRSSVSRSLRRSGTTGSQRPRRSAVPPSSIRRNTKLKSSEQQEVEHMQALQKEVAEQRKRNDASFKAAVTGSQPARKLVLSTTVPVEFHFRTDERLKQPDAAQDSAYKEVDFSSQLRKHMAPPANGPRGATVPKPFNLSGPAKRKRVETEAYVSVAEQIEQFQKRTPARYHLRSRQREEKGPSPVSNKKLKITHPQTPQLLKRPKSRPVAVKSSAEAEEEELEKIRQFKFKALELNRKILEGAVMPKKPAPKEPTQTEAFHLETDRRIQERQASRKPEEPQDHTFHPRPVPLHILEDVVGVPQKRVQNPTVPESPAFALKNRVRVEHKVEPEKPVPLVKANPVPYMGLPFQPKLPEKNQVEMCPFSFDAREQERLALKGRRLEELRNEEVPKFKAQPLPDFSEVHLPAKKVAVPTQVEPFQLLIDQRGTAKSERWVRQKEELKQQQDAAMFKARPNTVVHKEPFLPKKENRSIVVTEGFQLNTERRAKERQEFDQAMCEKEALRARMEEERRREEEEREQDEITRLRLEQVHKAQPIRHYKPLELKRGEVPLTVPQSPNFSDRFRL, translated from the exons ATGGATCTGCATGAAGAAAAAACTGCCGTTTACGAGTTTGATGCCCCGTCCCATGTCATTGACTTCAGTTCTTTGGACACAGACGACAATGCTGACAATTGGTTTG accAGGTGGCAGGCCCAAATACAGTGGGTCTGCTCATTACTCCGAAGGCCGAGAAACCTCTTGGCAGGCCCCGCAGAATGGACCTCCCTAAGGCTGTGGTGTCTCCCAGATGTGAAGATGGCAATGCTGCCAGAG TTACAGACCAAGGGAGTCCGAATACGCTGGCAATACCAAATGTTGTGACCTCATGGGGCAATGCAGGCCCATCTACGTCAAGTCAAAACCAGAGGAACGGCCCATCCCGTCAAccacgcag GGTGTCAAAGCGCTTGGAAGCAGGCAGACGGCAAGGGAAGGGACCCACTGCTGTGCCTGCCGCACCCCCAACTAAGAAGCCACGCAG gagCTCGGTGTCCCGGTCCCTGCGCCGCAGTGGGACGACTGGGAGCCAGAGGCCCCGCAGATCGGCTGTGCCCCCGTCCAGCATCAG GAGGAACACAAAGCTCAAGAGTTCAGAGCAGCAGGAGGTGGAGCATATGCAGGCCCTGCAGAAGGAGGTTGCCGAGCAGCGCAAGAGGAACGACGCCAGCTTCAAGGCAGCTGTGACAGGAA GTCAGCCAGCCAGAAAGCTGGTGCTGTCCACCACGGTTCCGGTGGAGTTCCACTTCCGCACAGACGAGCGGCTGAAGCAGCCAGACGCGGCCCAGGACTCCGCCTACAAAGAGGTGGACTTCAGCTCCCAGCTTCGCAAGCACATGGCCCCCCCT GCGAATGGTCCCAGGGGAGCCACAGTGCCCAAGCCCTTCAACCTGTCGGGCCCCGCTAAACGCAAGCGCGTGGAGACTGAGGCCTACGTGTCTGTGGCAGAGCAGATCGAGCAGTTTCAGAAACGCACGCCGGCCCGCTATCACCTGCGCAGCCgccagagggaggagaagg GTCCATCCCcagtttcaaataaaaagctgaaaatcacccacccccaaacaccccaGCTCCTAAAGAGGCCGAAGAGCCGACCCGTGGCAGTGAAAAGCAGTGctgaggcagaggaggaggagctggagaagatcAGGCA GTTTAAGTTCAAAGCACTGGAGCTGAACAGGAAGATCTTGGAAGGAGCGGTGATGCCCAAGAAGCCCGCTCCTAAAGAGCCCACGCAGACTGAGGCCTTTCACCTGGAGACAGACCGGCGCATCCAGGAGCGGCAGGCCAGCCGCAAGCCCGAAGAGCCCCAGGACCACACCTTCCACCCCCGGCCTGTCCCCCTGCACATCCTGGAGGACGTGGTG GGTGTACCACAGAAGAGGGTGCAGAACCCAACcgtcccagaatcccctgctTTCGCTCTAAAGAACCGTGTGCGTGTAGAACACAAAGTGGAGCCG gagaagcCGGTACCGCTGGTGAAGGCAAACCCCGTGCCGTACATGGGCCTGCCGTTCCAGCCCAAGCTGCCGGAGAAGAACCAGGTGGAGATGTGCCCCTTCTCCTTCGACGCCCGTGAACAAGAGCGGCTGGCGCTCAAGGGGAGGAGACTGGAGGAACTACGCAATGAAGAG GTCCCCAAGTTCAAGGCGCAGCCGCTGCCGGACTTCAGCGAGGTTCACCTGCCCGCAAAGAAGGTGGCAGTGCCCACCCAGGTGGAGCCCTTCCAGCTCCTGATAGATCAGCGCGGAACGGCCAAGAGTGAACGCTGGGTAAGGCAG aaggaggagctgaagcagcagcaggacGCAGCTATGTTCAAGGCCCGACCCAACACGGTCGTCCACAAGGAGCCTTTCCTGCCAAAGAAGGAGAATCGCTCTATTGTTG TTACGGAGGGCTTCCAGCTGAACACGGAGCGCCGGGCCAAAGAGCGGCAGGAGTTTGACCAGGCCATGTGTGAGAAGGAGGCACTGCGGGCAcgcatggaggaggagaggaggagggaggaggaggagagggagcaagaCGAAATAACTCGCCTCAGACTGGAGCAG GTGCACAAAGCTCAGCCGATCCGACACTACAAACCACTGGAGCTGAAGAGGGGAGAGGTGCCCTTGACTGTTCCTCAGTCACCCAACTTCTCTGACCGCTTCCGCCTCTGA
- the tpx2 gene encoding targeting protein for Xklp2 isoform X3, translating into MDLHEEKTAVYEFDAPSHVIDFSSLDTDDNADNWFDQVAGPNTVGLLITPKAEKPLGRPRRMDLPKAVVSPRCEDGNAARVTDQGSPNTLAIPNVVTSWGNAGPSTSSQNQRNGPSRQPRRVSKRLEAGRRQGKGPTAVPAAPPTKKPRRSSVSRSLRRSGTTGSQRPRRSAVPPSSIRRNTKLKSSEQQEVEHMQALQKEVAEQRKRNDASFKAAVTGSQPARKLVLSTTVPVEFHFRTDERLKQPDAAQDSAYKEVDFSSQLRKHMAPPANGPRGATVPKPFNLSGPAKRKRVETEAYVSVAEQIEQFQKRTPARYHLRSRQREEKGPSPVSNKKLKITHPQTPQLLKRPKSRPVAVKSSAEAEEEELEKIRQFKFKALELNRKILEGAVMPKKPAPKEPTQTEAFHLETDRRIQERQASRKPEEPQDHTFHPRPVPLHILEDVVGVPQKRVQNPTVPESPAFALKNRVRVEHKVEPEKPVPLVKANPVPYMGLPFQPKLPEKNQVEMCPFSFDAREQERLALKGRRLEELRNEEVPKFKAQPLPDFSEVHLPAKKVAVPTQVEPFQLLIDQRGTAKSERWMKEELKQQQDAAMFKARPNTVVHKEPFLPKKENRSIVVTEGFQLNTERRAKERQEFDQAMCEKEALRARMEEERRREEEEREQDEITRLRLEQVHKAQPIRHYKPLELKRGEVPLTVPQSPNFSDRFRL; encoded by the exons ATGGATCTGCATGAAGAAAAAACTGCCGTTTACGAGTTTGATGCCCCGTCCCATGTCATTGACTTCAGTTCTTTGGACACAGACGACAATGCTGACAATTGGTTTG accAGGTGGCAGGCCCAAATACAGTGGGTCTGCTCATTACTCCGAAGGCCGAGAAACCTCTTGGCAGGCCCCGCAGAATGGACCTCCCTAAGGCTGTGGTGTCTCCCAGATGTGAAGATGGCAATGCTGCCAGAG TTACAGACCAAGGGAGTCCGAATACGCTGGCAATACCAAATGTTGTGACCTCATGGGGCAATGCAGGCCCATCTACGTCAAGTCAAAACCAGAGGAACGGCCCATCCCGTCAAccacgcag GGTGTCAAAGCGCTTGGAAGCAGGCAGACGGCAAGGGAAGGGACCCACTGCTGTGCCTGCCGCACCCCCAACTAAGAAGCCACGCAG gagCTCGGTGTCCCGGTCCCTGCGCCGCAGTGGGACGACTGGGAGCCAGAGGCCCCGCAGATCGGCTGTGCCCCCGTCCAGCATCAG GAGGAACACAAAGCTCAAGAGTTCAGAGCAGCAGGAGGTGGAGCATATGCAGGCCCTGCAGAAGGAGGTTGCCGAGCAGCGCAAGAGGAACGACGCCAGCTTCAAGGCAGCTGTGACAGGAA GTCAGCCAGCCAGAAAGCTGGTGCTGTCCACCACGGTTCCGGTGGAGTTCCACTTCCGCACAGACGAGCGGCTGAAGCAGCCAGACGCGGCCCAGGACTCCGCCTACAAAGAGGTGGACTTCAGCTCCCAGCTTCGCAAGCACATGGCCCCCCCT GCGAATGGTCCCAGGGGAGCCACAGTGCCCAAGCCCTTCAACCTGTCGGGCCCCGCTAAACGCAAGCGCGTGGAGACTGAGGCCTACGTGTCTGTGGCAGAGCAGATCGAGCAGTTTCAGAAACGCACGCCGGCCCGCTATCACCTGCGCAGCCgccagagggaggagaagg GTCCATCCCcagtttcaaataaaaagctgaaaatcacccacccccaaacaccccaGCTCCTAAAGAGGCCGAAGAGCCGACCCGTGGCAGTGAAAAGCAGTGctgaggcagaggaggaggagctggagaagatcAGGCA GTTTAAGTTCAAAGCACTGGAGCTGAACAGGAAGATCTTGGAAGGAGCGGTGATGCCCAAGAAGCCCGCTCCTAAAGAGCCCACGCAGACTGAGGCCTTTCACCTGGAGACAGACCGGCGCATCCAGGAGCGGCAGGCCAGCCGCAAGCCCGAAGAGCCCCAGGACCACACCTTCCACCCCCGGCCTGTCCCCCTGCACATCCTGGAGGACGTGGTG GGTGTACCACAGAAGAGGGTGCAGAACCCAACcgtcccagaatcccctgctTTCGCTCTAAAGAACCGTGTGCGTGTAGAACACAAAGTGGAGCCG gagaagcCGGTACCGCTGGTGAAGGCAAACCCCGTGCCGTACATGGGCCTGCCGTTCCAGCCCAAGCTGCCGGAGAAGAACCAGGTGGAGATGTGCCCCTTCTCCTTCGACGCCCGTGAACAAGAGCGGCTGGCGCTCAAGGGGAGGAGACTGGAGGAACTACGCAATGAAGAG GTCCCCAAGTTCAAGGCGCAGCCGCTGCCGGACTTCAGCGAGGTTCACCTGCCCGCAAAGAAGGTGGCAGTGCCCACCCAGGTGGAGCCCTTCCAGCTCCTGATAGATCAGCGCGGAACGGCCAAGAGTGAACGCTGG AtgaaggaggagctgaagcagcagcaggacGCAGCTATGTTCAAGGCCCGACCCAACACGGTCGTCCACAAGGAGCCTTTCCTGCCAAAGAAGGAGAATCGCTCTATTGTTG TTACGGAGGGCTTCCAGCTGAACACGGAGCGCCGGGCCAAAGAGCGGCAGGAGTTTGACCAGGCCATGTGTGAGAAGGAGGCACTGCGGGCAcgcatggaggaggagaggaggagggaggaggaggagagggagcaagaCGAAATAACTCGCCTCAGACTGGAGCAG GTGCACAAAGCTCAGCCGATCCGACACTACAAACCACTGGAGCTGAAGAGGGGAGAGGTGCCCTTGACTGTTCCTCAGTCACCCAACTTCTCTGACCGCTTCCGCCTCTGA